A genomic window from Triticum urartu cultivar G1812 chromosome 7, Tu2.1, whole genome shotgun sequence includes:
- the LOC125519041 gene encoding phosphatidylcholine:diacylglycerol cholinephosphotransferase 1-like — translation MPPPSLTAANDRVAAAASAANGHAGPDARRRAGKGKKVHPLPADGAAMGDGAGGERLAGGRRPMDWLSPAGVAGILRRHPLPALFACGLLLFMGVEYTIPMVPAAAPPLDLGFHATAAMHAGIAARPWLNSLLAALNTVFVAMQAAYILWAVLAEQRPRAAIATLMMFTCRGLLGCSTQLPLPAEFLGSGMDFPMGNVSFFLFYSGHVAGAVIASIDMRRVGRRRLAVLYDTLNLLQFVRLLACRGHYTIDLAVGVGAVKLQHLLKCKYQKLKVHHKTGISTGTKLGSGNRWQRSRCTIYF, via the exons ATGCCGCCGCCCAGCCTGACCGCCGCGAACGAccgggtcgccgccgccgcctccgccgcgaaCGGCCACGCGGGGCCGGACGCGCGCCGCCGCgcgggcaagggcaagaaggtcCACCCGCTGCCGGCCGACGGCGCCGCGATGGGGGACGGCGCTGGCGGCGAGAGGCTGGCGGGCGGGAGGAGGCCGATGGACTGGCTGTCGCCTGCCGGGGTGGCCGGCATCCTGCGGCGGCACCCGCTGCCGGCGCTGTTCGCGTGCGGGCTGCTGCTCTTCATGGGCGTGGAGTACACCATCCCCATggtccccgccgccgcgccgccgctcgACCTCGGCTTCCACGCCACCGCCGCCATGCACGCCGGGATCGCCGCCCGGCCCTGGCTCAACTCGCTCCTCGCCGCGCTCAACACG GTGTTCGTCGCGATGCAGGCCGCATACATCCTGTGGGCCGTCCTCGCCGAGCAGCGGCCGCGTGCCGCCATCGCCACGCTCATGATGTTCACCTGCCGTGGCCTGCTCGGGTGCTCCACGCAGCTGCCCCTGCCGGCGGAGTTCCTGGGCTCCGGGATGGACTTCCCCATGGGGAACGTGTCCTTTTTCCTCTTCTATTCTGGGCACGTCGCCGGAGCGGTGATCGCGTCCATCGACATGCGCCGCGTGGGACGGCGCAGGCTGGCGGTGCTCTACGACACGCTCAACCTGCTGCAGTTCGTCAGGCTGCTTGCGTGCAGAGGGCATTACACCATTGACCTGGCCGTCGGTGTCGGCGCTg TTAAGTTGCAACATCTTCTGAAATGCAAGTATCAGAAGCTTAAAGTACATCACAAGACAGGAATCAGCACAGGAACCAAGCTGGGAAGTGGCAACAGATGGCAAAGGTCAAGATGCACCATTTATTTCTGA
- the LOC125521034 gene encoding phosphatidylinositol/phosphatidylcholine transfer protein SFH2-like isoform X2, whose product MSYCYKQSNVHQGCPSETLVRFLKAREWHVTNAHKMLVDCLNWRIQNEIDSILEKPITPVDLYRSIRESQLVGLSGYSKEGVPVFAFGVGQSTYDKASVHYYVQSHIQINEYRDRIILPMATKKFRRPITTCIKVLDMTGLKLSALSLLKILTAISAVDELNYPEKAETYYIVNAPYIFSACWKVVKPLLQERTRKKVHVLSGRGKDELLKIMDHSSIPHFCRREGSSKASLSSIDDCFSLDHPFHQELYHYIEQQALNQELIKQGSLHVDIPDQDPDDAMIVEVIQAEFHKLGEQNGSADGDQK is encoded by the exons ATGAGCTACTGCTATAAGCAATCT AATGTGCACCAGGGATGTCCATCAGAGACACTAGTGCGCTTCCTTAAAGCTAGAGAGTGGCATGTAACTAATGCTCATAAAATG CTTGTGGATTGTTTGAATTGGAGGATACAAAATGAAATTGACAGTATACTGGAG AAACCTATAACCCCAGTAGACTTGTATAGATCGATACGAGAATCACAGCTTGTTGGGTTATCGGGATACTCAAAGGAG GGCGTCCCAGTGTTTGCCTTTGGTGTTGGACAGAGCACATATGACAAAGCTTCG GTCCATTACTATGTGCAATCTCATATTCAGATCAATGAGTACCGTGATCGTATTATTCTG CCCATGGCGACGAAGAAGTTTAGACGACCTATAACCACCTGTATAAAGGTTCTTGATATGACTGGTCTGAAGTTGTCAGCACTGAGCCTATTGAAG ATTTTGACTGCAATATCTGCTGTCGATGAACTGAATTACCCTGAAAAGGCCGAGACCTATTATATTGTGAATGCTCCATATATATTCTCAGCGTGTTGGAAG GTTGTGAAACCTCTACTGCAAGAGAGGACAAGAAAGAAGGTTCATGTTTTGAGTGGTCGTGGGAAAGATGAGCTCCTAAAG ATTATGGACCATTCCTCCATCCCCCATTTCTGTCGACGCGAGGGTTCATCAAAAGCTTCGTTGAGCAGCATCGATGACTGCTTCTCGCTCGACCACCCTTTCCACCAAGAGCTCTACCATTACATCGAGCAGCAGGCGCTGAATCAGGAACTCATCAAGCAGGGTTCTTTGCACGTAGACATCCCCGATCAAGACCCCGATGACGCCATGATTGTGGAGGTCATCCAGGCCGAGTTTCACAAGCTCGGTGAACAGAATGGGTCTGCCGATGGCGACCAAAAATAA
- the LOC125521034 gene encoding phosphatidylinositol/phosphatidylcholine transfer protein SFH2-like isoform X3, whose protein sequence is MLVDCLNWRIQNEIDSILEKPITPVDLYRSIRESQLVGLSGYSKEGVPVFAFGVGQSTYDKASVHYYVQSHIQINEYRDRIILPMATKKFRRPITTCIKVLDMTGLKLSALSLLKILTAISAVDELNYPEKAETYYIVNAPYIFSACWKVVKPLLQERTRKKVHVLSGRGKDELLKIMDHSSIPHFCRREGSSKASLSSIDDCFSLDHPFHQELYHYIEQQALNQELIKQGSLHVDIPDQDPDDAMIVEVIQAEFHKLGEQNGSADGDQK, encoded by the exons ATG CTTGTGGATTGTTTGAATTGGAGGATACAAAATGAAATTGACAGTATACTGGAG AAACCTATAACCCCAGTAGACTTGTATAGATCGATACGAGAATCACAGCTTGTTGGGTTATCGGGATACTCAAAGGAG GGCGTCCCAGTGTTTGCCTTTGGTGTTGGACAGAGCACATATGACAAAGCTTCG GTCCATTACTATGTGCAATCTCATATTCAGATCAATGAGTACCGTGATCGTATTATTCTG CCCATGGCGACGAAGAAGTTTAGACGACCTATAACCACCTGTATAAAGGTTCTTGATATGACTGGTCTGAAGTTGTCAGCACTGAGCCTATTGAAG ATTTTGACTGCAATATCTGCTGTCGATGAACTGAATTACCCTGAAAAGGCCGAGACCTATTATATTGTGAATGCTCCATATATATTCTCAGCGTGTTGGAAG GTTGTGAAACCTCTACTGCAAGAGAGGACAAGAAAGAAGGTTCATGTTTTGAGTGGTCGTGGGAAAGATGAGCTCCTAAAG ATTATGGACCATTCCTCCATCCCCCATTTCTGTCGACGCGAGGGTTCATCAAAAGCTTCGTTGAGCAGCATCGATGACTGCTTCTCGCTCGACCACCCTTTCCACCAAGAGCTCTACCATTACATCGAGCAGCAGGCGCTGAATCAGGAACTCATCAAGCAGGGTTCTTTGCACGTAGACATCCCCGATCAAGACCCCGATGACGCCATGATTGTGGAGGTCATCCAGGCCGAGTTTCACAAGCTCGGTGAACAGAATGGGTCTGCCGATGGCGACCAAAAATAA
- the LOC125521034 gene encoding phosphatidylinositol/phosphatidylcholine transfer protein SFH2-like isoform X1 has product MGAACDDAVQQLAHLLDQVEEPLKKTFQNVHQGCPSETLVRFLKAREWHVTNAHKMLVDCLNWRIQNEIDSILEKPITPVDLYRSIRESQLVGLSGYSKEGVPVFAFGVGQSTYDKASVHYYVQSHIQINEYRDRIILPMATKKFRRPITTCIKVLDMTGLKLSALSLLKILTAISAVDELNYPEKAETYYIVNAPYIFSACWKVVKPLLQERTRKKVHVLSGRGKDELLKIMDHSSIPHFCRREGSSKASLSSIDDCFSLDHPFHQELYHYIEQQALNQELIKQGSLHVDIPDQDPDDAMIVEVIQAEFHKLGEQNGSADGDQK; this is encoded by the exons ATGGGGGCCGCCTGCGACGACGCCGTCCAGCAGCTCGCCCACCTCCTCGACCAAG TCGAGGAGCCGCTGAAGAAGACGTTCCAG AATGTGCACCAGGGATGTCCATCAGAGACACTAGTGCGCTTCCTTAAAGCTAGAGAGTGGCATGTAACTAATGCTCATAAAATG CTTGTGGATTGTTTGAATTGGAGGATACAAAATGAAATTGACAGTATACTGGAG AAACCTATAACCCCAGTAGACTTGTATAGATCGATACGAGAATCACAGCTTGTTGGGTTATCGGGATACTCAAAGGAG GGCGTCCCAGTGTTTGCCTTTGGTGTTGGACAGAGCACATATGACAAAGCTTCG GTCCATTACTATGTGCAATCTCATATTCAGATCAATGAGTACCGTGATCGTATTATTCTG CCCATGGCGACGAAGAAGTTTAGACGACCTATAACCACCTGTATAAAGGTTCTTGATATGACTGGTCTGAAGTTGTCAGCACTGAGCCTATTGAAG ATTTTGACTGCAATATCTGCTGTCGATGAACTGAATTACCCTGAAAAGGCCGAGACCTATTATATTGTGAATGCTCCATATATATTCTCAGCGTGTTGGAAG GTTGTGAAACCTCTACTGCAAGAGAGGACAAGAAAGAAGGTTCATGTTTTGAGTGGTCGTGGGAAAGATGAGCTCCTAAAG ATTATGGACCATTCCTCCATCCCCCATTTCTGTCGACGCGAGGGTTCATCAAAAGCTTCGTTGAGCAGCATCGATGACTGCTTCTCGCTCGACCACCCTTTCCACCAAGAGCTCTACCATTACATCGAGCAGCAGGCGCTGAATCAGGAACTCATCAAGCAGGGTTCTTTGCACGTAGACATCCCCGATCAAGACCCCGATGACGCCATGATTGTGGAGGTCATCCAGGCCGAGTTTCACAAGCTCGGTGAACAGAATGGGTCTGCCGATGGCGACCAAAAATAA